The genomic stretch ACATACTGGTGCTGATAGCTCATTACCGACTCCTGCCTTCATTGACTCATCAGGGATTGCAGATCAAACCGCGAAGATCTTGCCCGGGTTCATGATGCCGTTCGGGTCGAACACCGCTTTGACCGCTTTCATGTATTCGATTTCGACCGGCGAGCGGCTGTAGGTCAAGTAGTCGCGTTTGGTCATGCCCACGCCGTGTTCGGCGGAAATCGAACCGTTGTACTTCTCGACGGTTTCGAACACCCACTTGTTGACGGTGGCGCACTTGGCGAAAAACTCGTCCTTGCTCAGGTTGTCCGGTTTGAGGATGTTCAGGTGCAGGTTGCCGTCGCCGATGTGGCCGAACCAGACGATTTCGAAGTCCGGATAATGTTTGCCGACGATCGCGTCGATTTCCCGCAGGAACGCCGGGACTTTCGAGACGGTGACCGAGATGTCGTTCTTGTACGGCGTCCAGTGGGAGATGGTTTCGGAGATGTACTCGCGCAACTTCCACAGGTTCTGCAATTGGGTTTCGCTCTGGCTCATCACGCCGTCCAGCACCCAGCCCTGCTCCACGCAATGCTCGAAGGTTTCCAGGGCGCTGTTGGCCACTTCCTCGGTGGTCGCTTCAAATTCCAGCAACGCATAGAACGGGCAGTCGGTTTCGAACGGTGCCGGGACATCGCCACGGCCCATGACCTTGGCCAGGGCCTTGTCGGAGAAGAACTCGAACGCGGTCAGGTCGAGCTTGCCCTGAAAGGCGTGCAGCACCGGCATGATCGAGTCGAAATCGGCGGTGCCGAGGACCATTGCCGTGAGGTTTTTCGGTGCACGATCCAGGCGCATGGTGGCCTCGACCACAAAACCGAGGGTGCCTTCGGCGCCGATGAACAGCTGCCGCAGGTCATAACCGGTGGCGTTCTTGATCAGGTCCCGGTTCAGTTCCAGCACATCGCCCTTGCCGGTGACCACTTTCATGCCCGCCACCCAGTTGCGGGTCATGCCGTAGCGAATGACCTTGATCCCGCCGGCATTGGTGCCGATATTGCCGCCAATCTGGCTGGAACCGGCCGACGCGAAGTCCACCGGGTAGTACAGATCATGTTCTTCGGCCGCGTTCTGCAATTGCTCGGTGACCACGCCCGGCTGGCACACGGCGGTGCGGTCGGTGAGGTTGATGTCGAGAATCTGGTTCATGTAGTCGAACGACACCACCACTTCGCCATTGGCGGCCACGGCAGCGGCGGAAAGACCGGTACGCCCGCCCGATGGCACCAGCGCCACTTTATGTTCGTTGGCCCAGCGGACGATGGCCTGCACCTGCTCGATGGTCTTGGGGAACACGATGGCGCTGGGCGCCGGGGCGAAGTGCTTGGTCCAATCCTTGCCGTACGCGTTCAGGGAGTCGGCATCGGTCAGGACCTTGCCAGGCTCGACCAGGGTCTTCAGTTCATCAATCAGGGCAGGATTGGTCATCGACGGAACTCTCGAACAATTCATGGTCATCCTGAGAACGCTTCACGTCGCAGGAATGAGTGATTAGCGGGGCGGCTATGCTAGCATACCGACCCCGCAGGCCAGTGCCCAACGGCGGTTCTGCGGTGACGGCATTCTTGTCGTCAAGGTCAATGTCTGTTGACCATTTCCTGCCATTTTTCTCCGGGATACAGGTTTACGCAGATGAGCAAGACTTCTCTCGATAAGAGCAAGATCAAGTTCCTTCTTCTCGAAGGCGTCCACCAATCGGCTGTCGACGTCCTCAAGGCGGCGGGCTACACCAGCATCGAATACCTGACAGGCTCCCTGCCGGAAGCCCAGCTCAAGGAAAAGATCGCTGACGCTCACTTCATCGGCATTCGTTCGCGCACCCAACTGACCGAAGAGATCTTCGATCACGCGAAGAAGCTGGTGGCAGTCGGCTGTTTCTGCATCGGCACCAACCAGGTTGACCTGGAAGCGGCCCGCGAGCGCGGCATCGCCGTGTTCAACGCGCCGTACTCCAACACCCGCTCCGTTGCCGAGCTGGTGCTGGCCGAAGCGATCCTGCTGCTGCGCGGCATCCCTGAGAAAAACGCTTCCTGCCACCGTGGCGGCTGGATCAAGTCGGCGGCCAACTCCTTCGAGATCCGCGGCAAGAAACTGGGCATCGTCGGCTACGGCTCGATCGGTACTCAGCTGTCGGTCCTGGCTGAAGGCCTCGGCATGCAGGTGTTCTTCTACGACACCGTGACCAAGCTGCCACTGGGCAACGCGACCCAGGTCGGCAACCTGCACGAGCTGCTGGGCATGTCCGACATCGTCACCCTGCACGTTCCGGAAACCGCTGCGACCCAGTGGATGATCGGCGAGAAGGAAATCCGCGCCATCAAGAAGGGCGGCATCCTGATCAACGCTGCTCGCGGCACCGTGGTCGAGCTGGACCACCTGGCCGCAGCGATCAAGGACAAGCACCTGATCGGCGCCGCCATCGACGTGTTCCCGGTCGAGCCGCGCTCCAACGATGAAGAGTTCGAAAGCCCGCTGCGTGGCCTGGACAACGTGATCCTGACCCCGCACATCGGTGGTTCCACCGCTGAAGCGCAGGCCAACATCGGTCTGGAAGTGGCAGAGAAACTGGTCAAGTACAGCGACAACGGTACTTCGGTATCGTCCGTGAACTTCCCGGAAGTGGCCCTGCCGGCTCACCCTGGCAAGCACCGCCTGCTGCACATCCACGAGAACATCCCGGGTGTGATGAGCGAGATCAACAAGGTCTTCGCCGAAAACGGCATCAACATCTCCGGTCAGTTCCTGCAGACCAACGAGAAGGTCGGCTACGTGGTGATCGACGTCGACGCCGAGTACTCGGAGCTGGCGCAAGAGAAGCTGCAACACGTCAACGGCACCATCCGTAGCCGCGTGTTGTTCTGATTCCGCGCTGAGCCACAAAAAAGGGAGCCCCTCGGGGCTCCCTTTTTCATGCCGGGGGAAAAGTCATTTCACCGTCACGGTGATCTTTTCCGAAACGATTGGCGGGTCGAAGGCCATGTGACCCTTGTCGCCCAGTTCCAGCTGCAAGGTGTGCTTGCCCGGCGCCAGGGTCAGTTCGGTTTCGGTCTGGGCCTTGCCGAAGTGGAGGTGGTTGGCATCGGTCGGGATCACGCTGCCCGCCGGGACGATTTCCTTGGCATCGACCAGCAGGTGATGGTGCCCGGTGTTCGCGGTCGGGTCGCCGGCCGGTGCCAGGGCAATGCCTTTGACTTCAAACTTGACCTTGAATGTCTTGTCCACAACGGCACCGCTGCTCGGCTCGACAATACTCACTGAAGCACCGGCCGGTGCCGGTGTAGCGGCGCTGGCCATCATCGAAGCACTTAACAGAAGCCCTGCCAAAGCGGCGCGTGACATGAATGTTTTCATTCTCTTCTCCAGTTTTTCCGTAAAATCCGCGCGGTCATGACAACTTCATGACCATTCGTTGTCGAAGGCACTCGACAACCATAGCAAAGCGAGCCTGAACAGCAGGCCGCGACAATGATTTCAAAGGAGTGACCATGCGCTTTCTGCCTGGCCTGATCTGCCTGCTTCCCCTTCTGAGCCCGCTGGCTCATGCCGAACTGATTGATGACATCAACGACCGTGGCGAGTTGCGCATTGCCCTTGAGGCTAATACACCGCCCTTCAATTTCAAGGACGGCGACACACTCACGGGGTTCGAGGTCGAGCTTGGGCAACTGCTGGCCAACGAGCTGGATGTGCGCGCCGACTTCATCGTCACCGACGAAGCCGATCTGCTCCAGGGCGTCGAAAGCGGCAAGTACGACGTCGCGCTCAACCACATAGCACTGACCCCGGAACTCAAAGATCGTTTCGACTTCAGCGAACCTTACACGCAGGTCAATGCGCAGTTATTGGCGAAAAAGGATGAGCAGCCCCGCCCATTGGTGCTGGTACAGACGCTGACTGAGGAAAAACCGAAGGTCGGGCCGCCGGTAGATCTGGCGATTCCGTTTCAGAAGGGCAACCCGGCGTTCCACGCGAGTCTTGAGAATGCGTTGCAACGGATCAGGACGGATGGGCGGCTGGAGGCGTTGTCGCAGAAGTGGTTGAACGCGCAGGCCACTGAACACCTGAAGTGACGGTGTCTAGTCGAGTGCCTTGAGCGCCTGCGCGGCCTGCGGCAGTTCCAGTTCGCTGAAGACCTGCACGCCATGGCGCTTGAGCAAGGCTGCCGTGACACCTTCGCCACTCACCTTCACCCCACTGAACGTCCCGTCATAGGTCAGCAGGTTCCCGCAGGAAGGACTGTTGGCCTTGAGCACCGCCACACGAATCCCGTGTTTCTGCACCAGCTCCAGCGCCTGACGGGCACCGTCGAGAAACTGCGCACTGACATCTTCGCCTTCCGTGGTGATCACCGCCGCGAGGCCATCGAGCACTTCACTGCCCTGCCCACCCGGAATCTCCGCCGCCGCCCGAGGCGTCGGCAGACCACCGGCCACTTCCGGGCACAGCGGCACGACACGCCCTTCGGCAATCCACTGTTCCAGCAGATCGAACGGCCCGCTGGCGCCACCGTCATAACGCACGCGATGGCCCAACAGGCAGCGGCTCACAAGGATCTTCTGCATCTCAGAACGGCTCGTTGCCACGGCGGCGGAACCAGCCAGTCAGCGACAGGCGCTCGCGATGGGCCGGCAACACTTCATGAGGGACTTCACCGGAGAGAAACACCACCAGACAACCGCCGGTAGGTTGCACGTCATGGACGCGGTCGTTCTCCAGGTACATGCGCAGTTGCCCGCCATCCTCCGGCAGCCAGCCGTCATTGAGGTAGATCACCGCCGAGACCATACGCCGGTCATCGTCGCGAAAACGGTCGACATGCCTGCGATAGAACGCACCCGGCGGGTACAGGGCGAAATGGCACTCGAAATCTTCCAGGCCCAGGAACAACCCACGGTTGAGCGCCTCGCGCAGGCTGTCCATCAGGTTCAGATAACGGTCACTGGCCTCGGCCTGGCCGGGATCGATCCACTGGATATGGTCACCACGAATACCCTCGCGGACCTCCGACAACGGGCCACGCCCGACCCCCGCCGGCGCCAGTTCACCTTCGGCGTCACGTTTGCGGCACTCGGCGGCCAGCGCGCGGGTCAGATCCGCAGGCAGGAAAATGTTCTGCTGCGACCAGCCACGCTCGGCCAGGTCGTCGACGATACGTAACAGCAGCGGGTGTTCAGAGGATATTTGCATGGCGCGCATAGTATGCCTGCGCCGGGAATTCCGACAGAGCCACGCGGCGGCTTGATACGAATTCTCGACAAGTACTGGCACCGCACGGAGAATAGTCCGCTGCTGACAGGAGTCCCTATGCGCCGTTTGCTTTTTTCACTGTTGATGTTCTGCGTTTTGCCCGCCTGGGCAGACGGCCACGACCAGTTGTACAAGGTCGCCGGCTGGCCGGAACAACGCGCGCATTTCAATGACGCCCTGAGCGCCGCGCAACAGCGCTACCAGAACAGCCTGCCGCCGGCGGTGTTTCAGGCGCTGGTGAACAACAGCAATCAGCGCTTCGCCCCCCAGGCCGTGGATCAACGGGCCGAAGCGCAATTGCGCAAAAACCTGGCCGACCCGAAACCGGCCCTGTCGTTCTTTCAGTCACCGCTGGGCAAGAAGATCGTCGCCGCCGAACTGCTGGCGACCCGCCGCGATCAATTGGCCAAAAACGCCAAGGGCCTGCCGAAGATGCCGGCCAGCGACAGCCGCCTGCTGATCATCGGCCACCTCGCCCAGGCCCTGCCCGCCCGCGAAGCCGGCGCCGAAGTCAGCCTGGCGATTGCCGGCGTGGCGGCGGACAGCCTGAGTTCGATGATCCCCGGCCTGCTCGGCGGCGGTCAGGCCCAGGGCATGCTGAACGGTCAACGCCAGCGACTGATGGATCAGATCGGCACCGACCTGAACAACACGCTGCTGTACGTCTATCGCGATTTGTCGGATGAAGAACTGGAAGAATTCGCGACCTTCGCCGAATCCACCGAAGGCAAGGCCTACTATCAGGCAGCGCTGGCAGCGATTCGCGCCGGGCTGGCCGTGGGGCAAAGCACCTCGAACCTCAATCAGTGATCTAGGGATTGCGGCCCTTGATCCGCTTGTTCAGGAACTCGAAATATTCCTCGCGCATTTCCGCCGTCTCATTGGCCAGGTGATGCCGCGCCTCCGCCAGCAACAGAATCTGCGGCCGGTCGAACTTCCACTTCAGCACTTGCAGGTTGTGCGGCCAATCCACCGTCATGTCCGCCTGGCCCTGAATGATCAGCGGCCGACGCGGACTTTTCTTCGCGTATTCCACACGGTTGATCCAGCGTGACAACGCACCGACCCACGCCGTCGGCAAGCGTTTCGGCTGCAATGGATCGGCCTGCAGGAATGGCAGGAAATCCGGATCATTGGAGTTCTCGCTGAAACGCCGGGCGATGCCCCGGACGAAGGGCCGGAGCAGGTAATAACTGAACTGCGACCAGCCCCAGGCCCGCGGACGCACCAGCGGCGCCAGCAGAATCAGCTGGCCTTGCGCCGGGCTGTTTTCGCCATGGTTGAGCACGTGATCGACAATGATCGCACCGCCGGTACTTTGCCCGCACAAGTGCCACGGCTGCGGCAGCGCGATCGAATGCGCCTCGGCGAACAGACCTTGCAGCGCATCCTGATACTCGGAGAAATCGCGGATGCTCGCCCGCTCGCCGCTCGACAGACCATGCCCCGGCAGATCGCAGGCAATCACCGCGAACCCCTGATCCAGCGCCCACTCGATCACATGCCGATAGAGACCGGTGTGGTCATAAAAACCATGAACCAGAAACAGCGTGGCCTTGGCCGTTTCCGCCGGCCACCAGCAATGACTGACCAGCTCATATCCATCGACGTCGAACCGACCCATGCCGCGCCAGACATCGCGTTCCGGGAAGTCGGTCTTGTAGAACCGCTGATACGCCTTCGCCTCCTCGGACAACGGCTGCCACTCGGCCAAAGGCTTGAGGCTCGCGCGCAGATGATCGGGATTGAAGGCAGCAGACATGGGCAATTCCAAAACGGTAAACGGACTTTATCGGCCTGCGATATTCATCTGTCGCGGCAAGCATGGCAAGCTAGCCGCCCCTCAAGGACTCAAATCCATGCGATCGCCCTACCGCACCGCACTGTTTGCCAGCCTGCTCGCCATCGTGTGTGTCGGCGTGCTGTGGGCCGCGTACGACTGGTTTCAGGGCCGCTACCTGCGGGCCTTCAGCGAGCACACTGCGGTGTTTTCCGGCGATCCGCTGCGACTGCCCGACGACCTCGCCGGCCCTGGCAACATCCGTCTGGTGCATTTCTGGGACCCGGCCTGCCCGTGCAACGTCGGCAATCAGCAGCACCTGACCGAGATGGTCGAACAGTTCGGCCCCAAGGGTGTGGAGTTCTTTGCCGTGCAGAAGGCCGGCAGCCACGGCCAGTTGCCCGCCACGCTGAGCAATCTCAAGACCATCGCGGTGCTGCCCGGCTCCGAACAGATCCCCGCCAGCCCAGCCGTGGCGATCTGGGACCGCAGCGGCAAACTGGCGTACTTCGGCCCCTATAGCGAAGGCCTGACATGCAACTCCAGCAACAGTTTTATCGAACCGATCTTGCAAGCGTTGAGTGATGATCGCCCGGTCAATGCGACTCATACGTTGGCGGTAGGGTGTTATTGCCCGTGGTTGAGTGGGGAGTGAGAATTTCGCCACACTCCACAACTAAACCACTTTAAAACCAGGCTTGCCGTTGGCCGCCCGCCACGCCTTCACTTCTTCAACCACTGCTGTTGGCCCACTTTTTCCTGGCTCCGGATAAAAGATCAGATCCGAGCCGGATGGATGCTCGCTCAAGGCCTTGAACTCTAAAACAGCATCAATATGCTGTTCCTCAGTATCGTAGTCATCATTATAAACCCTCGTAACAAAGCTCAAAAACTCTGGCTCCGAGAATTCACTTATACGCATATCAATTACCGACACGGCAATACCCCCAATTAAAATCTCAAAACAAAAAGTGCCCTTACCATTACTCGAACAGCAAGGGCACTACCAAAAACCTATTCCGGTTTAAATCCTGACCTACCGCTGGAA from Pseudomonas allokribbensis encodes the following:
- a CDS encoding FAD-binding oxidoreductase — encoded protein: MTNPALIDELKTLVEPGKVLTDADSLNAYGKDWTKHFAPAPSAIVFPKTIEQVQAIVRWANEHKVALVPSGGRTGLSAAAVAANGEVVVSFDYMNQILDINLTDRTAVCQPGVVTEQLQNAAEEHDLYYPVDFASAGSSQIGGNIGTNAGGIKVIRYGMTRNWVAGMKVVTGKGDVLELNRDLIKNATGYDLRQLFIGAEGTLGFVVEATMRLDRAPKNLTAMVLGTADFDSIMPVLHAFQGKLDLTAFEFFSDKALAKVMGRGDVPAPFETDCPFYALLEFEATTEEVANSALETFEHCVEQGWVLDGVMSQSETQLQNLWKLREYISETISHWTPYKNDISVTVSKVPAFLREIDAIVGKHYPDFEIVWFGHIGDGNLHLNILKPDNLSKDEFFAKCATVNKWVFETVEKYNGSISAEHGVGMTKRDYLTYSRSPVEIEYMKAVKAVFDPNGIMNPGKIFAV
- the serA gene encoding phosphoglycerate dehydrogenase; this encodes MSKTSLDKSKIKFLLLEGVHQSAVDVLKAAGYTSIEYLTGSLPEAQLKEKIADAHFIGIRSRTQLTEEIFDHAKKLVAVGCFCIGTNQVDLEAARERGIAVFNAPYSNTRSVAELVLAEAILLLRGIPEKNASCHRGGWIKSAANSFEIRGKKLGIVGYGSIGTQLSVLAEGLGMQVFFYDTVTKLPLGNATQVGNLHELLGMSDIVTLHVPETAATQWMIGEKEIRAIKKGGILINAARGTVVELDHLAAAIKDKHLIGAAIDVFPVEPRSNDEEFESPLRGLDNVILTPHIGGSTAEAQANIGLEVAEKLVKYSDNGTSVSSVNFPEVALPAHPGKHRLLHIHENIPGVMSEINKVFAENGINISGQFLQTNEKVGYVVIDVDAEYSELAQEKLQHVNGTIRSRVLF
- a CDS encoding DUF4399 domain-containing protein, translated to MKTFMSRAALAGLLLSASMMASAATPAPAGASVSIVEPSSGAVVDKTFKVKFEVKGIALAPAGDPTANTGHHHLLVDAKEIVPAGSVIPTDANHLHFGKAQTETELTLAPGKHTLQLELGDKGHMAFDPPIVSEKITVTVK
- a CDS encoding transporter substrate-binding domain-containing protein, whose product is MRFLPGLICLLPLLSPLAHAELIDDINDRGELRIALEANTPPFNFKDGDTLTGFEVELGQLLANELDVRADFIVTDEADLLQGVESGKYDVALNHIALTPELKDRFDFSEPYTQVNAQLLAKKDEQPRPLVLVQTLTEEKPKVGPPVDLAIPFQKGNPAFHASLENALQRIRTDGRLEALSQKWLNAQATEHLK
- a CDS encoding DUF523 domain-containing protein codes for the protein MQKILVSRCLLGHRVRYDGGASGPFDLLEQWIAEGRVVPLCPEVAGGLPTPRAAAEIPGGQGSEVLDGLAAVITTEGEDVSAQFLDGARQALELVQKHGIRVAVLKANSPSCGNLLTYDGTFSGVKVSGEGVTAALLKRHGVQVFSELELPQAAQALKALD
- a CDS encoding 2OG-Fe(II) oxygenase; protein product: MRAMQISSEHPLLLRIVDDLAERGWSQQNIFLPADLTRALAAECRKRDAEGELAPAGVGRGPLSEVREGIRGDHIQWIDPGQAEASDRYLNLMDSLREALNRGLFLGLEDFECHFALYPPGAFYRRHVDRFRDDDRRMVSAVIYLNDGWLPEDGGQLRMYLENDRVHDVQPTGGCLVVFLSGEVPHEVLPAHRERLSLTGWFRRRGNEPF
- a CDS encoding DUF2059 domain-containing protein, which translates into the protein MRRLLFSLLMFCVLPAWADGHDQLYKVAGWPEQRAHFNDALSAAQQRYQNSLPPAVFQALVNNSNQRFAPQAVDQRAEAQLRKNLADPKPALSFFQSPLGKKIVAAELLATRRDQLAKNAKGLPKMPASDSRLLIIGHLAQALPAREAGAEVSLAIAGVAADSLSSMIPGLLGGGQAQGMLNGQRQRLMDQIGTDLNNTLLYVYRDLSDEELEEFATFAESTEGKAYYQAALAAIRAGLAVGQSTSNLNQ
- a CDS encoding alpha/beta hydrolase, translating into MSAAFNPDHLRASLKPLAEWQPLSEEAKAYQRFYKTDFPERDVWRGMGRFDVDGYELVSHCWWPAETAKATLFLVHGFYDHTGLYRHVIEWALDQGFAVIACDLPGHGLSSGERASIRDFSEYQDALQGLFAEAHSIALPQPWHLCGQSTGGAIIVDHVLNHGENSPAQGQLILLAPLVRPRAWGWSQFSYYLLRPFVRGIARRFSENSNDPDFLPFLQADPLQPKRLPTAWVGALSRWINRVEYAKKSPRRPLIIQGQADMTVDWPHNLQVLKWKFDRPQILLLAEARHHLANETAEMREEYFEFLNKRIKGRNP
- a CDS encoding DUF6436 domain-containing protein, whose product is MRSPYRTALFASLLAIVCVGVLWAAYDWFQGRYLRAFSEHTAVFSGDPLRLPDDLAGPGNIRLVHFWDPACPCNVGNQQHLTEMVEQFGPKGVEFFAVQKAGSHGQLPATLSNLKTIAVLPGSEQIPASPAVAIWDRSGKLAYFGPYSEGLTCNSSNSFIEPILQALSDDRPVNATHTLAVGCYCPWLSGE
- a CDS encoding bacteriocin immunity protein; translated protein: MSVIDMRISEFSEPEFLSFVTRVYNDDYDTEEQHIDAVLEFKALSEHPSGSDLIFYPEPGKSGPTAVVEEVKAWRAANGKPGFKVV